In the Nitrospirota bacterium genome, one interval contains:
- a CDS encoding capsular polysaccharide biosynthesis protein: MNRYGVFNHGLRKLSTLGEFLGETIEPVYLATPAGLTATLGWGRRKYARRARRVAKSRKIPFVCLEDGFLRSVGLGKTEPPLSIVVDDLGIYYDASHPSRLDSQIARPLTGEETARARAMIAAWRNGRVSKYNYAPDYAGDLPERYVLVVDQTWGDASISFGMADESSFQRMLDRALLEHPACTVLLKVHPEVLAGRKRGHFDLERAARRPNVQVIGDDVHPVNLIEHAEAVYVVTSQMGFEGLLWGKPVRTFGMPFYAGWGLTQDELPAPERRRPVPLENLIHAALIEYPRYVDPETGRRCEAERVVEWMGLQRRMRTRFPNDIFALSFSPWKKPIVRRFFQGNRVHFVDAIDQIPEEATLAIWGQGHQDEKRLVIRLEDAFLRSVGLGADLIRPLSWVMDSRGMYYDATAPSELEHALLTTEFSADLSARAKRLRDRIVEGGLTKYNVGAGTWSRPKDALRVVLVPGQVESDASIRYGGSSIRSNMGLLQAVREANPSTHVIYKPHPDVLAGLRTKGAGEDEALRWCDEVVTDVAMGTLLSAVDEVHVLTSLAGFEALLRGKKVTCYGQPFYAGWGLTDDIMPPARRTSRLTLDELVAGSLILYPTYVSRVTGKFTTAERALDELLEWRQQKPTGMPLWRKALRLVLRLGKKPD; this comes from the coding sequence ATGAATCGCTATGGTGTGTTCAATCACGGACTCCGCAAGCTATCGACGCTGGGAGAATTCCTGGGCGAGACCATCGAACCTGTCTATTTGGCCACTCCGGCAGGGCTGACAGCGACGCTGGGATGGGGCCGCCGGAAATATGCGCGCCGGGCCAGGCGCGTGGCAAAGTCACGAAAAATTCCGTTTGTCTGCCTCGAAGACGGGTTTTTGCGCTCAGTCGGCCTGGGAAAGACTGAGCCACCACTCTCCATCGTTGTCGATGATCTTGGCATCTATTACGATGCGTCCCATCCTTCACGCCTCGACTCTCAGATTGCCCGGCCGCTGACCGGTGAAGAAACGGCCCGCGCTCGGGCGATGATCGCAGCCTGGCGCAACGGGCGAGTCTCCAAATACAATTATGCGCCGGACTATGCAGGGGATCTCCCGGAGCGTTACGTGTTGGTTGTGGATCAGACTTGGGGTGATGCGTCGATCAGCTTTGGGATGGCGGATGAATCCAGCTTCCAGCGCATGCTTGATCGCGCTCTCCTAGAGCACCCTGCATGCACGGTGCTGTTGAAGGTGCACCCGGAGGTCTTGGCCGGTCGCAAACGCGGGCACTTCGATCTGGAGAGGGCCGCGCGCCGTCCAAACGTGCAGGTCATCGGGGATGATGTCCACCCCGTGAATCTAATTGAGCATGCCGAGGCTGTCTATGTAGTGACGTCGCAGATGGGATTTGAGGGTCTTCTGTGGGGAAAGCCCGTACGGACGTTTGGTATGCCGTTTTATGCAGGATGGGGTCTGACACAGGATGAGCTTCCCGCTCCCGAGCGGCGCAGACCGGTCCCGCTGGAGAATCTTATCCATGCAGCCTTGATCGAGTACCCTCGCTATGTTGATCCGGAAACCGGTCGGAGGTGCGAGGCAGAGCGGGTAGTCGAATGGATGGGATTGCAGCGGAGGATGCGCACACGCTTCCCCAACGATATCTTTGCGCTATCGTTCTCACCCTGGAAAAAGCCGATCGTGCGGAGGTTTTTCCAAGGCAACAGGGTGCATTTCGTGGATGCGATCGATCAGATCCCGGAAGAAGCCACGTTGGCGATATGGGGCCAAGGTCATCAAGACGAGAAACGCTTGGTGATTCGCCTGGAGGACGCCTTTTTACGATCGGTTGGGCTGGGCGCCGATCTCATACGGCCTCTCTCATGGGTGATGGATAGCCGGGGCATGTACTACGATGCCACGGCTCCATCGGAATTAGAGCATGCACTCCTGACCACGGAATTTTCCGCTGATTTGTCGGCGCGCGCGAAACGGTTGCGAGATCGTATCGTCGAGGGAGGCCTGACCAAGTACAACGTAGGGGCTGGAACCTGGAGCCGACCCAAAGACGCGCTTCGAGTCGTGTTGGTGCCTGGTCAGGTCGAGTCGGACGCATCTATTCGGTATGGTGGCTCGTCGATCCGATCGAACATGGGGCTGCTCCAAGCAGTACGTGAAGCGAATCCATCAACTCATGTCATTTATAAGCCGCACCCGGATGTATTGGCCGGTCTTCGAACGAAGGGCGCAGGCGAAGACGAGGCATTGCGCTGGTGCGATGAAGTCGTGACCGATGTCGCCATGGGAACGTTGCTGTCCGCCGTAGATGAAGTCCACGTCCTGACGTCCCTGGCCGGGTTCGAGGCCCTCCTGCGCGGGAAGAAGGTTACCTGTTACGGACAGCCCTTTTACGCCGGCTGGGGACTGACCGATGACATCATGCCGCCGGCGCGTCGCACCAGCCGGTTGACTCTCGATGAGCTGGTCGCCGGCTCCCTTATTCTCTATCCCACGTATGTGAGCCGGGTCACCGGAAAATTCACCACGGCAGAACGGGCCCTGGATGAATTGTTGGAATGGCGACAGCAGAAGCCGACCGGTATGCCCCTGTGGCGAAAGGCTCTGCGGCTTGTGCTCCGGCTCGGGAAAAAACCTGATTAG
- a CDS encoding NAD(P)-dependent glycerol-3-phosphate dehydrogenase, translated as MSSTHSPIHRIGVIGAGAWGTALAKHLAEKGLEVRLWAYEREVVAAINGQHENPVFLPGVALPPSLVATGSLTNLAAESEGLLLVVPSHVARPVLRELVRSLSTPIPFISATKGVEEDTLNLMTQVMTDVLPPAVQRDFMVLSGPSFATEVSAGKPAVLCLAGSNEELTRTFQAALMTPAFRVYVDSDVLGVQLGGALKNVMALAAGVVDGLDLGHNVRAALITRGLAEMVRLGVAMGADPRTFYGLSGVGDLVLTCTGGLSRNHTVGVRLGKGERLESILGTMQAVAEGVRTAKAALGLARRHRVDMPIVQEINAVLFEGKSCRKAVTDLMERDAKPEKGQA; from the coding sequence ATGTCATCCACCCATTCACCCATCCATCGTATAGGAGTGATTGGAGCCGGTGCCTGGGGCACCGCCCTGGCGAAACATCTGGCAGAGAAGGGCCTTGAGGTTCGTCTCTGGGCCTATGAACGGGAGGTAGTGGCTGCGATCAATGGGCAACACGAGAATCCGGTCTTTCTGCCTGGCGTCGCGCTCCCTCCGTCGCTCGTCGCCACCGGATCCTTGACGAATCTTGCCGCGGAGAGCGAGGGGCTGCTGTTGGTCGTGCCGTCCCATGTCGCACGTCCAGTGTTGCGAGAGCTGGTCCGGTCCCTGTCCACTCCTATCCCCTTTATCAGCGCGACAAAGGGAGTTGAAGAAGATACGCTGAATTTGATGACCCAGGTCATGACCGATGTCCTTCCCCCTGCCGTGCAACGTGACTTCATGGTGTTGTCCGGCCCGAGCTTTGCGACCGAAGTCAGCGCAGGGAAACCGGCGGTGCTCTGTTTAGCCGGAAGTAACGAGGAACTGACCAGGACATTCCAAGCTGCGCTGATGACACCGGCCTTTCGTGTGTACGTCGACAGCGATGTATTGGGCGTCCAGCTCGGCGGCGCGCTCAAGAATGTGATGGCGCTCGCGGCCGGCGTCGTGGATGGATTGGATCTCGGTCATAATGTGCGGGCGGCATTGATCACGAGAGGCTTAGCGGAAATGGTACGGTTGGGCGTTGCGATGGGCGCGGATCCACGAACATTCTACGGACTGTCCGGCGTCGGCGACTTGGTGTTGACCTGTACGGGGGGACTGAGCCGGAACCATACGGTCGGCGTACGACTGGGGAAGGGCGAGCGGTTGGAATCGATCCTCGGGACTATGCAGGCAGTGGCTGAAGGTGTCAGGACGGCGAAGGCGGCGTTAGGATTGGCGCGACGTCATCGTGTCGACATGCCGATCGTGCAAGAAATCAACGCGGTCTTGTTCGAGGGCAAGTCCTGTCGCAAGGCGGTGACAGATCTGATGGAGCGGGACGCAAAACCAGAGAAAGGACAGGCATGA
- the rsmA gene encoding ribosomal RNA small subunit methyltransferase A: protein MPIANLPPPNKRLGQNFLIDPNIVRKIVSLAQLDPNDHVLEIGPGRGFLTEALCQAAGRITAVEVDPRLHAYLETRRAELPNVELVCEDALTYPVESLPTGTVVVANLPYYISTPLLFRLLDQRDRFPRMVLMLQNEVVDRLVAKPGGSDYGVLSVMAQYAAVMTKAFRVSAQCFRPRPDVGSAVVLLRAKDRTRLNHEEEAAFRALVKAAFAHRRKTLVNSLRDEGYAPHPLDETLQRLDIVQTRRAETLSVEEFIQLALALSLHRL from the coding sequence GTGCCGATTGCTAATCTCCCTCCTCCGAACAAGCGGCTCGGCCAGAATTTTCTGATCGATCCGAACATCGTGCGCAAAATCGTATCGTTGGCGCAACTGGACCCCAACGACCATGTGTTGGAAATCGGCCCAGGTCGCGGTTTCCTGACGGAAGCGCTGTGCCAGGCCGCCGGCCGTATCACGGCGGTCGAAGTAGACCCGCGGCTGCATGCCTATCTCGAAACCAGGCGGGCGGAGCTTCCGAACGTGGAGCTGGTCTGTGAGGACGCGCTGACCTATCCGGTCGAGAGTTTGCCGACTGGTACGGTTGTCGTGGCGAATCTGCCCTACTACATATCGACGCCCCTGCTCTTCCGACTGCTCGATCAACGAGACCGGTTTCCGCGTATGGTCCTCATGCTTCAAAATGAAGTGGTAGATCGATTGGTGGCAAAGCCCGGCGGCTCCGACTATGGGGTGCTCTCGGTCATGGCGCAGTACGCAGCTGTGATGACGAAGGCCTTCCGAGTCTCAGCCCAATGCTTTCGCCCCAGGCCGGATGTCGGCTCGGCAGTGGTCTTGCTGCGCGCGAAAGACCGCACGAGGCTCAACCACGAGGAAGAAGCCGCGTTTCGCGCACTCGTGAAGGCAGCTTTCGCGCATCGGAGAAAGACGCTCGTCAATTCCCTGCGAGACGAAGGGTACGCACCTCATCCTCTTGACGAGACATTGCAGCGACTCGATATTGTCCAGACTCGCCGTGCAGAGACGTTGTCGGTCGAAGAGTTCATTCAGCTTGCCCTTGCACTTTCCCTCCACCGTCTTTAG
- the larB gene encoding nickel pincer cofactor biosynthesis protein LarB, whose translation MNPQALERLLTKVRAGSLSVEAAIQQLRTLPFEDLGFASVDHHRSLRQGFPEVIFCEGKTPAQVRAISKALLKHHRPLLATRATRQVATIIKRLDRRAVYHDEARVVSIRDPKRQLLGHVLVITAGTVDIPVAEEARVTAEVMGSRVETIYDVGVAGIHRLLERQSRLMQARVVVVVAGMDGVLPSVVGGLVPCPVVAVPTSQGYGASFGGLAALLTMLNSCAAGVGVMNIDNGFGAGCLAHRINSLGVKREA comes from the coding sequence ATGAATCCTCAGGCACTTGAACGATTGCTCACGAAGGTGCGAGCCGGCTCTCTGTCTGTGGAGGCAGCAATCCAACAGCTCCGCACGCTGCCTTTTGAAGATCTCGGGTTTGCCTCGGTCGATCACCACCGGTCGTTGCGGCAGGGGTTTCCCGAGGTCATTTTCTGCGAAGGGAAGACGCCGGCCCAGGTCCGCGCCATTTCGAAGGCTCTGTTGAAACATCATCGCCCCCTGTTGGCGACGCGCGCGACTCGCCAGGTCGCCACGATTATCAAACGGCTCGACCGTCGAGCGGTTTATCATGACGAGGCGCGCGTGGTGTCGATCCGCGATCCCAAGAGGCAACTGCTGGGACACGTGTTGGTCATTACAGCCGGCACCGTGGATATTCCCGTTGCGGAAGAAGCACGAGTGACGGCGGAGGTGATGGGGAGCAGGGTTGAGACGATCTATGACGTGGGTGTGGCCGGCATTCATCGGTTACTGGAACGTCAGAGCAGACTGATGCAAGCCCGTGTGGTCGTGGTCGTTGCAGGGATGGATGGAGTCTTACCGAGCGTGGTCGGCGGGTTGGTTCCCTGTCCCGTTGTCGCCGTGCCGACGAGTCAAGGCTACGGTGCGAGTTTCGGCGGCCTGGCTGCCTTGTTGACGATGCTGAATTCCTGTGCGGCGGGGGTCGGTGTGATGAACATCGACAACGGGTTTGGGGCCGGCTGTCTGGCCCACCGGATTAATTCGTTAGGCGTGAAACGTGAGGCGTGA
- the larC gene encoding nickel pincer cofactor biosynthesis protein LarC: MDTHLHFDCYSGISGDMILGALVDVGVPFPDLVSGLKQLRLSGFTLRKRRVHRGAIHATKVDVVITSGLRKPLSLRRIHAILSASRIPDKIKQQSRSVFDRLAEAEGQAHRVAKDHVHFHEVGVLDSFVDIVGGLICCDLLGVTRVTASPVNVGAGALQSAHGILPVPGPAVAILAKGIPVYSAGPSRELTTPTGLALLRALTSEFGPMPVMTPTAIGYGAGDADPDGWPNALRVLLARPSSRGVREQDTVLQVEANLDDVHPQTYEYVMEQLFSRGALDVTLAPVIMKRGRPGIVLTCLAAPAQRDQILDVLFQETTALGVRVCEVTRQVLPRRFVPVKVPGGVVRMKIANVSRTTTKAAPEYLDCKRIAEQTGHPLKDVMEEARDAYRCAQSKSKNKKQTT; this comes from the coding sequence ATGGACACTCATCTCCATTTCGATTGTTATTCAGGCATTAGCGGCGACATGATCCTCGGCGCGCTTGTAGACGTGGGAGTCCCGTTTCCCGACTTGGTGAGCGGTTTGAAGCAACTACGGCTTTCCGGCTTCACGTTACGGAAACGGCGGGTGCATCGAGGGGCGATCCATGCCACGAAAGTGGACGTCGTGATCACGTCTGGATTGCGCAAGCCTCTCTCGCTTCGTCGGATCCATGCCATCCTCTCCGCGAGTCGGATACCCGACAAGATCAAGCAGCAAAGCCGGTCGGTGTTTGATCGGTTGGCCGAAGCGGAAGGGCAGGCTCATCGCGTGGCCAAGGATCACGTCCATTTTCATGAAGTGGGAGTCCTGGATTCATTTGTCGATATCGTCGGTGGCCTGATCTGCTGCGATCTGTTGGGCGTCACGCGTGTGACGGCCTCCCCTGTCAATGTTGGAGCTGGGGCGCTGCAATCGGCTCATGGGATTCTTCCTGTACCTGGTCCGGCGGTTGCCATTCTGGCGAAAGGGATTCCGGTTTACAGTGCGGGCCCTTCCCGTGAACTCACCACGCCGACCGGTCTGGCGCTGTTGCGTGCGCTGACATCGGAGTTCGGCCCCATGCCGGTGATGACGCCGACGGCCATCGGCTATGGGGCGGGCGATGCGGATCCAGACGGCTGGCCGAATGCCTTGCGCGTATTGCTCGCGCGGCCCTCATCCCGGGGAGTGCGCGAACAGGATACGGTCCTACAGGTTGAAGCGAATCTCGACGATGTCCATCCACAAACGTACGAGTATGTGATGGAACAGTTATTCTCGCGTGGGGCCCTCGATGTGACGCTTGCACCGGTCATTATGAAACGGGGACGACCCGGCATCGTGCTGACCTGCCTCGCAGCTCCGGCGCAGCGGGATCAGATTCTCGACGTCTTGTTTCAGGAGACGACGGCGCTGGGGGTCCGGGTTTGTGAAGTGACGCGGCAGGTTCTCCCCCGGCGTTTTGTCCCGGTGAAGGTGCCCGGGGGAGTCGTCCGCATGAAGATCGCCAATGTGAGCAGGACGACGACCAAAGCGGCTCCGGAATATCTCGATTGCAAGCGGATTGCCGAACAAACGGGTCACCCCCTCAAAGATGTGATGGAAGAAGCGCGTGACGCCTATCGGTGCGCACAAAGCAAAAGCAAAAATAAAAAACAAACAACGTGA
- the pdxA gene encoding 4-hydroxythreonine-4-phosphate dehydrogenase PdxA, with translation MKSQLNKPKKQNKPDKPLLGITMGDPAGIGPEVIAKALAGRALRRLCRPLVIGSFPVMQQAVKSLKLKLNVICVEDHEPVLPRSNHLAVLDPLDHPLGRFTRGVAAIETGAASVRFIRKAVELAQLGCIDGMVTAPINKEAINMAGCHFPGHTELLADLTGAQESGMMIIGGPLRIMFVTTHVAIKDLPSLLTRAKIEKAIRLAHLALRDLFGIKKPRIGVAALNPHAGEHGLFGDEEAQVILPAARAAQAQGIRASDPLPADTLFGKAARGEYDAVVALYHDQGLIPLKLVAFGTCVNLTVGLPIIRTSVDHGTAFDIVGKGIADPGSLIEAIKLAARLAKKR, from the coding sequence ATGAAGTCCCAACTAAACAAACCAAAAAAACAAAATAAACCAGACAAACCTCTTCTCGGAATCACCATGGGCGATCCGGCGGGGATCGGCCCGGAGGTGATTGCGAAGGCTCTGGCAGGAAGAGCATTGCGGCGCCTCTGTCGCCCGCTTGTCATCGGCTCCTTTCCGGTGATGCAGCAGGCGGTCAAGAGTCTGAAACTCAAGTTGAACGTCATTTGTGTGGAGGATCACGAACCGGTGCTCCCACGGTCGAATCATCTCGCCGTGCTGGACCCGCTCGATCACCCTCTCGGGCGGTTCACACGCGGAGTGGCGGCGATTGAAACCGGGGCAGCCTCCGTGCGGTTCATCCGGAAAGCCGTGGAACTGGCGCAGCTTGGCTGCATCGACGGCATGGTCACTGCACCGATCAACAAAGAAGCGATCAACATGGCCGGCTGTCATTTTCCTGGCCATACGGAACTGCTGGCAGACCTGACCGGGGCGCAAGAATCCGGCATGATGATTATCGGTGGACCGCTTCGAATCATGTTCGTGACGACCCATGTCGCGATCAAAGACTTGCCGTCGCTCCTCACCCGGGCCAAGATTGAGAAAGCCATCAGACTGGCTCATCTGGCGTTGAGGGATCTGTTCGGAATTAAGAAGCCGAGGATCGGTGTCGCTGCGTTAAATCCTCATGCCGGAGAACATGGACTGTTCGGAGACGAAGAGGCGCAAGTCATTCTCCCTGCGGCTCGTGCGGCGCAGGCCCAGGGCATTCGAGCCAGTGATCCCTTACCGGCCGATACGTTGTTCGGCAAGGCGGCGAGGGGTGAGTATGACGCGGTGGTGGCCCTGTACCACGACCAGGGGCTCATTCCCCTCAAGCTTGTCGCCTTCGGCACCTGTGTGAATCTGACGGTGGGGTTGCCGATCATTCGCACTTCGGTCGATCATGGGACAGCGTTTGATATCGTGGGAAAGGGTATTGCAGATCCCGGCAGTCTGATCGAAGCGATCAAGCTGGCCGCCAGGCTAGCCAAAAAACGATAA
- a CDS encoding glycosyltransferase translates to MLETLGASFGFHRVTPRGPFHNLKIGLIADELTRSCLAFESQVRDITPLNYMYVLKVWKPDLLFVESAWHGLGNAWKYKIASFPDHPERNNHALSKVVAYARELDIPCLFWNREDGVHFERFFPSAKLFDYIFTVDGNSVPRYRALIGQAVTVAPLMFAVQPAIHFPSHRGYVHRRACFLGSYSWHTHNRRRSWQEILFAASSELGLTVFDRNSDRRSPNYRYPDLPWLEVRPGVHHTETAQIYRDYMVSLNVNTVEGSGTMFSRRLIEILACGALAVTTPGISVDRYFRDYCHVVTSEEEARDLMSGLKNGLTPRDRDMVAAGAEYALKQHSWAHRLEEMMKVISHRKTGTGSRMALGEVRSLSA, encoded by the coding sequence ATGCTTGAGACACTCGGCGCGTCTTTTGGTTTCCACCGGGTCACGCCGAGGGGGCCATTCCACAATTTGAAGATAGGGCTGATTGCCGATGAACTCACCCGGTCCTGCCTCGCCTTCGAATCCCAAGTTCGCGATATTACGCCGCTCAATTACATGTATGTCTTAAAGGTTTGGAAGCCCGACCTGTTGTTCGTGGAGTCGGCTTGGCATGGGCTGGGCAATGCCTGGAAGTATAAGATCGCCTCATTTCCTGATCACCCGGAACGGAACAATCACGCGCTCAGCAAGGTGGTTGCCTATGCGCGCGAACTCGATATTCCCTGTCTATTTTGGAATAGGGAAGACGGCGTTCATTTCGAGAGGTTTTTCCCCAGCGCAAAACTGTTCGACTACATTTTTACAGTAGACGGGAACTCCGTCCCGAGGTACCGGGCTCTCATCGGGCAGGCTGTGACTGTGGCGCCGCTGATGTTTGCCGTCCAGCCGGCGATTCATTTTCCATCTCACAGGGGCTATGTGCACCGGCGGGCTTGCTTCCTGGGGAGTTATAGTTGGCATACTCACAATCGACGACGGTCGTGGCAAGAGATTCTGTTTGCCGCCTCGTCCGAGCTGGGCTTGACCGTGTTCGACCGCAATTCGGATCGACGTTCCCCGAACTATCGGTATCCAGACCTGCCCTGGCTGGAGGTCCGCCCTGGCGTGCACCATACAGAGACAGCCCAAATCTACCGAGATTATATGGTCTCTTTGAACGTGAACACGGTGGAGGGGTCAGGCACGATGTTCTCTCGCCGTCTGATTGAAATCCTTGCCTGCGGGGCTTTGGCGGTGACGACGCCCGGCATATCGGTCGATCGCTACTTCAGGGACTATTGCCATGTCGTCACCAGTGAGGAAGAGGCGCGGGATCTGATGTCTGGCTTGAAGAATGGTCTCACCCCCCGGGACCGTGACATGGTCGCAGCCGGCGCAGAATATGCGCTCAAACAACATTCGTGGGCCCATCGCCTGGAAGAGATGATGAAGGTCATTTCACATCGGAAAACCGGCACCGGATCTCGGATGGCGCTTGGAGAGGTTCGGAGTTTATCCGCGTAA
- a CDS encoding sodium:calcium antiporter — protein MTVFLYSLLFLVSVAVTLGACTLFTNAIEWVGKRFNLSEGAVGGVLAAIGTTLPETSIPVIAIFFGASRAEAEVGLGAILGAPFMLTTLVIPILAILLMVYAGLGKRTASFRLNYRDVKGDLCFFVGAYSAALACVFVPSRVVHAVAAVGLISLYLYYVKLKFSEANEEGEVGGVEPLLFARKTAVPPFGLISLQAVLGLAGLALGAHLFVLAAETIAGALSISPLILALLIAPLATELPEMSNSFLWLYRKKDRLAVGNVTGAIVFQGTIPVSIGLLGTDWVLAPTALMTMVLAVAAATFFLVQALWGEFWRPWLLSGSAILYIGYAVYLYGW, from the coding sequence GTGACGGTCTTCCTCTACAGCCTCCTGTTCCTCGTTTCCGTCGCGGTGACATTGGGCGCCTGTACGCTCTTCACGAACGCCATTGAGTGGGTGGGCAAGCGGTTCAATCTGTCCGAAGGCGCGGTCGGCGGGGTGTTGGCTGCCATCGGTACGACACTCCCTGAAACGTCGATTCCCGTCATCGCGATTTTCTTCGGGGCGAGCCGCGCAGAGGCCGAGGTGGGGTTGGGCGCGATCCTCGGCGCCCCCTTCATGCTGACCACGCTGGTCATACCCATCCTGGCCATCCTCCTGATGGTCTATGCCGGACTTGGCAAGCGAACCGCTTCCTTCCGACTGAACTATCGCGATGTGAAGGGCGATCTCTGTTTTTTTGTGGGAGCCTACAGTGCCGCGTTGGCCTGTGTCTTCGTCCCCTCTCGAGTGGTCCATGCCGTGGCCGCTGTCGGGTTGATCAGCCTCTATCTCTATTACGTCAAGCTGAAGTTCAGTGAGGCGAATGAGGAAGGGGAAGTCGGCGGAGTTGAGCCATTGTTGTTTGCCAGAAAAACTGCCGTTCCGCCGTTTGGGCTCATCAGTCTTCAAGCAGTTCTCGGCTTGGCCGGGCTCGCGCTCGGCGCGCATCTCTTCGTGCTCGCCGCAGAAACGATTGCGGGAGCCCTCTCGATTTCCCCATTGATCCTGGCCCTGCTTATCGCCCCGCTGGCGACTGAATTGCCCGAGATGTCGAACAGTTTCCTCTGGCTCTACCGAAAGAAAGATCGTTTGGCTGTTGGGAATGTCACGGGCGCGATCGTGTTCCAAGGAACCATTCCGGTCTCGATCGGGCTCCTGGGTACGGATTGGGTGTTGGCACCGACGGCGTTGATGACGATGGTGCTCGCCGTGGCGGCGGCCACCTTCTTCTTGGTGCAGGCTCTGTGGGGGGAGTTCTGGCGACCCTGGTTGCTGAGTGGGAGTGCCATCCTTTATATAGGGTATGCGGTGTATCTCTATGGTTGGTGA